From one Peptoniphilaceae bacterium AMB_02 genomic stretch:
- a CDS encoding alpha/beta hydrolase: MKVLEFGNITNRKIILIHGFQCPWQVWNKYIEYYKDKFHIIVPIMSGHNPEVKEDFISFASDAKEIEDYILSRYGKDIYAVYGMSMGGVLTAILWQNNRLIFDKVIFDGSPLVSYNSLMKEFMKKFYVDITHKSRQRDKKTVERATKVIISEDNLEYFLKVIDNMSDTTVDKSIEDIANFKLSQSIHTPDTVVYFFHGTAANEMLAKKSAKYVSKYYPNTIIKCFKGKFHCENALFNQKIMIEELDKILDK, translated from the coding sequence ATGAAAGTTCTTGAATTTGGTAATATTACCAATAGAAAAATTATTTTGATACATGGTTTTCAGTGCCCTTGGCAGGTGTGGAACAAGTATATCGAATACTACAAAGATAAGTTTCATATTATTGTGCCTATTATGTCAGGGCATAATCCAGAGGTTAAAGAAGATTTTATTTCTTTTGCGTCAGATGCAAAGGAAATTGAAGATTATATTCTTTCTCGCTATGGGAAAGATATATACGCTGTGTATGGCATGTCAATGGGTGGAGTCTTAACCGCAATATTGTGGCAGAATAATAGATTAATATTTGATAAAGTGATTTTTGACGGCTCACCTTTAGTATCATATAATAGTCTGATGAAAGAATTTATGAAAAAATTCTATGTGGATATTACTCATAAATCACGGCAACGTGATAAGAAAACAGTAGAGCGGGCTACAAAAGTAATTATTTCGGAAGATAATCTGGAATACTTTTTGAAAGTGATTGATAATATGTCAGATACAACAGTAGATAAAAGTATAGAAGACATAGCTAATTTCAAGTTAAGCCAAAGCATACATACTCCTGATACAGTGGTATATTTCTTTCATGGAACAGCAGCTAATGAAATGCTTGCAAAAAAATCTGCAAAATATGTTAGTAAATATTATCCGAATACAATTATCAAATGTTTCAAGGGTAAATTTCATTGCGAAAATGCATTGTTTAATCAGAAGATTATGATTGAGGAATTAGATAAGATTTTAGATAAATAG